TGTCGATGTGGAGCAGGGTGGGCATGGGGACCTCTCCTGGGGGGGGTCGGGTTCGGCGGGCTCCCCGTACCAGCGCGGCGCCTCCGGGGCGTGACTCCGGATCGGGCCCGGCCTGATCCGGAAGTCGCGGCCTAGGTGCGGGTGCTCGGCGCGGGGTGGTCGGAGCGGAGGCGCCCGCGGAGGCGCCGTTCCGTCGTGCCGAGCCGTTCCGCCCCGGCGGAGCGACTCGGCACGACGGCGGGGGCGGGGGCGGAACGCATGCCCACGACGGAGCGGGGCGGGACGGCCGTCCACCTCGGGTAGCTGCCCAGGAAGCGGGCCGAGGCGCCGGCTCCGGGGAGGTGCGACAGGACCCGGCGCACCGCCGGGTTCTCGACGTGGCCGTCCACGTCGACGAAGTAGCGGTAGCTGCCCAGGCGTTCGCCGGTGGGCCAGGCGTGGACGCGGCTCACCTCGATGTCGCGGTCGGTGAAGAGGCCGAGGACCGCGGCGAGCCGGGCGGGGCCGCCGTCCTCGGTGGTGACGACCAGGGAGGTGCGGTCCCGGTCGGTGCGGGCGGGCGGGAACCAGGCCGGGGAGACCGCGACGAAGCGGGTGACCGCTCCGCCGCGGCGGCCGAGGCCGGCGGCCAGGACCCGCAGGCCGTAGCGCTCGGCGGCCGGCGGGGCGGCGACGGCCGCCGCCCCGCCGCCCGGCCGCCGCGCCACCTCGCGCGCGGCGGCCGCCGTGGAGTCGGCCGGTACGGCCCGGGCGCCCGGGAGGTGCTCGTCCAGCCACCCGGCGCACTGCGCGAGGGCGTGCGGGTGGCTGTACACCTCCCGTACGTCGCCGAGGTCCGTGCCGGCCGGCGCCATCAGGGCGAAGGTCACCGGGAGTTCGACCTCGCCGGTGATGTGCAGCCCGGACTCGGCCAGCTGGTCCATGGTGGCGGGCACGACGCCCTTCACCGAGTTC
The DNA window shown above is from Streptomyces showdoensis and carries:
- the pheA gene encoding prephenate dehydratase, giving the protein MTSATAYAYLGPEGTFTEAALRRLPAYAAHGEELPRRPYPSVPAALDAVRRGDCATAVVPLENSVKGVVPATMDQLAESGLHITGEVELPVTFALMAPAGTDLGDVREVYSHPHALAQCAGWLDEHLPGARAVPADSTAAAAREVARRPGGGAAAVAAPPAAERYGLRVLAAGLGRRGGAVTRFVAVSPAWFPPARTDRDRTSLVVTTEDGGPARLAAVLGLFTDRDIEVSRVHAWPTGERLGSYRYFVDVDGHVENPAVRRVLSHLPGAGASARFLGSYPRWTAVPPRSVVGMRSAPAPAVVPSRSAGAERLGTTERRLRGRLRSDHPAPSTRT